GGTGAGGATGTAGTCGAGGTAGGAGGCGTTGAAGGCGCGGGGAGTGTCGACTCCCATGACGTACATGCCGTGGTTGACAGCCCAGCGCGCGATCGGGTCGTGGGCCATGGCCTGTTCGAAGGCGGCGTCGAGTTCCGGGGCGGACGCGGCGCGCAGGAGCCGTTCGGCCTCCTCGCGGGTGCCGGGGATGTTGCGTACGGAGAGCTCGCCGAGGTCGTAGAGGCCGTCGACGGCTATCAGCGCGGCCAGCCGGTGCTCGAACGCGGCCGCCCGGGGGGCGAGTACGCCGCCCATGCTGAGACCGAGCAGTGCGATGCGGCTGTTGTCGACCTCCGGGATCGTCTCGGCGAAGTCGATCACTGGGGTGATGACGTTCTCCCAGTCGGGGCGGAAGACCAGGCCCTGGTGGTGGCGCGGCCCGGGCATGCCGGGGCCGTCGAAGACGAGCACGGTGTAGCCCCGCTCGATGGCGGCCGACGCGCCGAAGAAGTGCATCTCCTCCGCGGTGCCGTCGAAGCCGTTGTGCATGATCACCGTCGGACGGGGTGTGCCCGAGTCGTCGGCCCGGTAGAGGTAGCCGGGCAGCGTGGTGCCCTCGTAGGGGATCTGGACCGGCTCGATGCGCGGGGTGGTGTAGAGGGCGGCGGCGGCCCTGAAGCACTCGACGGAGCGGTCGTAGGCGTGGTCGTGCCGCGGGTCGCACTCCTTGCTGTGCAGGAAGAACTCCGCCGACCGGTAGTAGTTCGAGGCACGCAGGAACCCGTCGCGGGCGCTGATCGGGTGGCCGGCCGCCAGAGCCTTCTCGGCTTCCGAGGACACCCGGCCGGCGGTGGCGAACCATTCGGTGTACCAGCTGTCGTAGTCGCCCTCGGTGATCCGCGCGGCGGTGGAGACGACCTCGCCGAAGTCGGCGCCGCCGTAGGCGATGTGGCTCATCGAGCGCAGGGTCTCGTACCAGAACTGGGCGTTGTTCGGGAACAGCAGCTGCTTCATGACGGTCTCCTCCGACCCGGATCACAAGCACAGATTTGTGCTTGCTGGGTCGACTGTAGGCCCTGGCCCGACCAGAAGCAAATATCTGTGCTTATGATGGAGGCGTGACTCAGAAACAACCGGCCGCGCGCATCAGAAGAAGCCCCGAACAGGTCCGCGCAGCCGTCCACCAAGCGGTCATCGACCTCCTCTCGGAACCGGAGGGCGAGGACCTCACCATCCCCGCGATCGCACAGCGCTCCGGCGTCAACCACACCAGCCTCTACCGGCGCTGGGGCAGCCTCGACGCACTGCTGGCCGACACGGTCACCACCCGCCTCGAGCGCGACTCGCCACTGAACGACACCGGCAGCCTGCGCGGTGACCTCACCGCCTGGGCCGAAGCCAGCGCCCGGAGCATGCACACACCCGAAGGACGCGCCCTCGTACGCGCCGTCATCCTGTCCATGCCGAGCAGCACCCAGGACCAGACCGAGCGCTCCCAGCACTTCCTGCGCCGCATGCACTCCATCGAGCAGATCCGCGAACGGGCCACAGCCCGGGGCGAGGACCCGCCACCGCTGGAGCAGATCCTCGACCAGCTGATCGCGCCCTTCTACATCCGGGCGATCTTCGGCATCGGCCTACCGGCCACCGGCTACCCGCAACTCCTGGTCGACAGACTCCTTGGCACCGCCGACCGACGGGCCCGGGCCTGACGCACAGGGCGCCGCAATTCCCGCCCCCCGTCCGCCACAGCGCCGGGCCCGGGCCCGGTGTGCTTCGGCGCGGGCAGCGGCGCGCCCATGCCTCATTGCGAGGCTTGCCCGTCTCGTGCGAGATCGACAACGGTGAGCACCGATGTCGTGACGGCCTCAGGCTGGCTGTCGTGTATGTAATGGGCTGCGTCGGACACCACGACGTGCTCGCCTCGAACGGTCGTGGCGGCGATCTGGGCTTGCAACGAGGTCCACCGAGTCCGCAGGCCCTTCGGTAAACCCCGGGTCGCACTCAGGACGACCACCGGCACGTCGGGCAGCTGCGAGCAGGCACGTAGCCGCCGGACAGCCGGGACATGGGTGCGGAGCAGCCGGCTCTCCGCAGTGCTGGTGCGCGTTTGATACTCGTGCGCGTTGCAGGCCATCTCTGCCTCGACGAGCAGGCCCTGGACGCGCGGATCGCCGCTCCGTTTGCCCGCTTCCTGCGCGGCCTGCTCGCGAAGAGAACGATCAGCTGACCCCAAGGCCCTCCTTAGGACGGACGGCCAGGTAAGCACTGCTTCAGCTGCGCGGATGGTCCAGGGCTGGAAGTCCTCGTGCGCAGGGTCCACGAGGACCAGCCCCGCAATCAGCTTCGGGTGGGCCCAGGCGACGAGTTGGGCCAGCATGCCGCCCCAGCTGTGGCCGACCAGGACGCATGCCCCGTTTCCCGTATGGGATAAGAGCGCGCTCAGGTCGTCGACCGCAGAGTCGATCGTGACCGGCATCGCGGGACCACTCGCGCCGAGCCCGGCTCGGTCATAAGCGACGACACGGGTGTGCTCGGCAAGCGCGGATAGAACCGGCGTCCAGGTCAGCGCGGGTGTGCCACTAGCCGCGTCCAGGACCACTGTCGGGCCACCGGTACCCGCCTCGACCCAGCGCAACACGCGCCCTCTGCGAACCAGTTCACCGCGCTTCACCCCACCGGGGATCATGGCGGACATTGCCTGCGCGATGACGTCCATCCGCCGAGCCTTTCACGGCTCGGCCGATCGCGTCAGGACCCCTCTCACCATGAGGCCCCGCACCCGGCCTCCGCCCATCGCCCACCGAGTGGAGCCAGATCAACTTCTTACTGATGGTTTCAGAATGAGGTTCGTAGTCGTCTCAAGCAGATGATGCTGCAGGCGAGTTGGAGCAGTGCGAGGTGGAGGTCGGCGCGTATCTCGTAGCGGGTCCGGAGTCGTTTGAACTGGTGGAGCCAGGCGAAAGTCCGCTCGACGACCCACCGTGTCTTGCCCAGTCCGGATCCATGTGGGGCGCCGCGGCGGGCGATCTTCGGTGTGATGCCGCGGGCTCGAAGCAACCGGCGGTACTTGTCGTAGTCGTAGCCACGGTCGGCGAACAGGCGGCCGGGCCGGTGACTTGGCCGTCCACGGACCCCTCGGATGTGAGGTATAGCGTCCAGCAGAGGCATGAGCTGGGTGACATCGTGCCGATTTCCGCTGGCCAGTGACACGACCAACGGAGTGCCGTGCCGATCGACGATCACATGGTGTTTGCTGCCGGACCGGGCCCGGTCGACCGGCGAAGGTCCGGCGTGATCCCCCCTTTCAAGGCCCGGACGTGCGAGCCGTCGATCGCAGCGTCGTCCATGTCGAGCAAGCCCGCGGCCCGCAGCTCAGCCAGCAGCACCTCGTGCAACTGCGGCCAGACGCCGGCCTCGGTCCAGTCCCGCAGACGCCGCCAGGCCGTCACACCGCTACATCCGACCCGTTCGGCAGGCACGTCCCGCCAGCTCACGCTCTTGCACAGCACATAGACGATGCCCCGCAGCGCAGCACGGGGGTCAGCAGACACCCAACAGATCCTGCCGACACGACACCCAACTGCCAAGCCTCACAACGAACTTCATTCTGAAACCATCAGTTAATGAGGAAGAGGGAGGAATCGTCGGGCCGCAGTGGTTCGACGAGGGACGCGTGCTGTCCGGTGAGCGCCTTGTCGAGCAGTTCTCCGTGGTGGGAGCGCCATCCTCCGAAGTTGTCGTTGACGTAGATGACGGGCGCATCGGATCGGCGCGCTCGTTGCAGGAGAGCAGCCGCGTGCGGCACCGCCTCGTGGACCGAGGGCAGCAGGAGGTCGACATCGGGATGGTCGTAGGTGTTGATCATGTCGATGACGATCAGGGCGGTCTTACCCATAGCTGTCCCCAGAGGCTCACTCGGCCGCGGAAAGGGCCCGCCTGGTGGCCCGGTGCTCGCTCTGGATGGCTTCCTCCAGGGCGATGCGGATTCCGAGGTTGAGTTCCCCGCACGATGCCCAGGCGGTGAGAAGGCTGGCGATCTGGGCCAGCTGACCGCCGGGCAGAACATGAACCGGTGGTCTCACAACGGGCAGCCGACCGACGATCGAGGCGCGGGCGCGGTGATGGACCAGGCCACAAGCATTGTGATGGCCCTCGGACGCCTGCCCGCCGACAAGGCAGCGGCCGTCCTGGCAGAAGTTTCCCAGCGCAACCACATCGAACCGGGTCGCGCGCAGCGGCGCTCCGCCCGGGGTGGGACGAGCCATACTAGGGACATGACTGTGTCGTCCTCCCGTTTCCCGGTGCCCAACGCTGGCGAGGTCTTGCGTGCCCGGTACATGCGGCGGCTGCCCGACCGGCTAGAGGATCTGCGCGGTCCCGCGCATGGCACAGTCGATCTTCCGCTGCACGTGGCGTGGTCGGGACAACGGTCCTACGACGTGAATTCCCCACGCCCACGGATGGGCCTTTACCGAACGGTCCTGGCCGAGGGACAGCAGCAAGACGTGGTGGACTTCCTCAACCGCGACCTGCTCATCGCCCAGTGGCCGGTCCTTCGCACCCTGATCAGTCGCCTCATCCGCGACGTCTGGGAAGGCGCGTTCCCCGAGCTGACCGCTGCCCCCGCAACGACCGCCGCATGAACCTGAGTGACCTGCACCGCCGGCTCCTGGCCGACGTACTCACCATTGGCACGCCGTACCCGCTTGTGATCACGGGCGGCTACGCCGTCCAGGCCCACGGTCTGGTCCAGCGCCTGAGTCAGGATCTCGATGTCGCCACCGAGAATCCCGCTCCCATGGACGAGATCATTCGAACAGTAAGCGCAGGCCTCACCGACCGCGGCTGGGCCGTGCGGCAGATCGAGACGGACCCGCTGTCAGGGCGCCTCATCGTCAGCGACCCCACCACCGGCGAGGAGTGCGAGGTCGACATCCTCAAAGAGGCGTTCTGGGCGCCGCCCGCCGACACCAAGTTCGGCTTGGCTCTCTCCCTCGACGACGTCATCGGAACCAAGGTCCGAGCCCTCGCCGACCGCAGCGCGGTCCGCGACCTCATCGACGTACACGCCGCTGCTCAGCACCGGACCACCGCCGACCTGGAATCACTCGGCCGCCGCCACGCCCGCACCGACTTCAGCCTCCACGAGCTGCGCGACCATCTCGTCGGCGCCGAATGGTGGGACGACCAGGATTTCTACGCCTACGGCATCACTTCCGAACACCTGGCCGACCTACGCGCGTGGGCCCTCGCCTGGGCGGCAGACCTTGACACCCGGCTGCACGTGGCGGACGACCCCGACGAGTACTGACCAGAATGTTCTCCGCATAGCCGGAGTATTCCGGACGGCCATCGGATCGCCAAGCCTTCGGGTCGACGTGCCAGGGTGTCGAACAGGTTGCCGATCGCCGCGGTCAGGGTGCTGTAGCCGCCTTGGGATATCACACGGGCCGTGTGCCTCGCGTAGGCCTCGTACTCGGGGGCCGCCTCTGCGGTCGGGCGCGGCCGTGCCCCAGCAGTCTGGGCCGGCCGGTGGTGGTGAACCAGGAGGCGACCAGGTCGCTGAGCTGCTGGTGGGCGAGGCGGCCGGGCTCGATCAGGTCGGGGTCCAGGCCGCCGTCCATGCTCCGCATGATCGTGTCGGACACCTGCGCCCACTCCTCGACGGGCGGCGGCGTGACACCGAGAAGATCGGCGATCGCGGCCAGCGCGATGGGCTGCGCGAGCTCGTGCATCACCTCACGACGGCTCCCCGGTGAGAGCCCAGGCGGGAGGCGGCGAGCTGGCGGGCGTGGTGCTGGAGGGCGGGCAGGTCTTGCTGGCGCAAGGCGGCCACGAACAGCGAGCGCGCCGGCGCCTGTTGGGGCGGGTCGAGGACCTGCACACTCAACGACGCGTCAGGAACGGCCCGGCCGAGACGCCGCGGGTCCCGGGCGAACAGCGTGTGGTCACGGAGCACGCGGACGCAGTCGGCGTAGCGGGCGATGAGCCAGCACTCCATCCCGTCGTGCCAGACCAGGGACTGCGCGCGCAGTTCCGCGAGCACCGGATACGAGCCGGCGAGCGTGCCAGCGTCCAGCGGGTCGTAGCGCACCGGACCGGCAGGCAGCGTGTCCACGAAGTTCTCCTTCGCGTGGAGAGAGGCGGAGGACCGGTCCCGGCCGGCGAGGGCGTAGCCGATCTGCACGGGCAGATGGAGGTCCCCGATGTTGAGGGCGTCCGGCGCGCCGAGGACGCGCTGCAGAGCCTCCGCCACGGTCCACGGGCCGACCCGGGAATCAGCGGGAGACGGGCTGGGGCGTCGGGCACCGTCATGGCCGCGGCTTCCTCCAGACGCGGGGCGTGGTGGCAGGCGCGCAGGATCGCCTCAGCTCGGGCGCCGTCGACGCC
This portion of the Streptomyces sp. NBC_01571 genome encodes:
- a CDS encoding alpha/beta fold hydrolase: MKQLLFPNNAQFWYETLRSMSHIAYGGADFGEVVSTAARITEGDYDSWYTEWFATAGRVSSEAEKALAAGHPISARDGFLRASNYYRSAEFFLHSKECDPRHDHAYDRSVECFRAAAALYTTPRIEPVQIPYEGTTLPGYLYRADDSGTPRPTVIMHNGFDGTAEEMHFFGASAAIERGYTVLVFDGPGMPGPRHHQGLVFRPDWENVITPVIDFAETIPEVDNSRIALLGLSMGGVLAPRAAAFEHRLAALIAVDGLYDLGELSVRNIPGTREEAERLLRAASAPELDAAFEQAMAHDPIARWAVNHGMYVMGVDTPRAFNASYLDYILTGGIAEKIQCPTLVCDAEEDIFFKGQPEQLYDHLTCPKTLMEFTTEEGAGAHCHPGAMRLSIARIYNWLDDTLAATRP
- a CDS encoding TetR/AcrR family transcriptional regulator, with protein sequence MTQKQPAARIRRSPEQVRAAVHQAVIDLLSEPEGEDLTIPAIAQRSGVNHTSLYRRWGSLDALLADTVTTRLERDSPLNDTGSLRGDLTAWAEASARSMHTPEGRALVRAVILSMPSSTQDQTERSQHFLRRMHSIEQIRERATARGEDPPPLEQILDQLIAPFYIRAIFGIGLPATGYPQLLVDRLLGTADRRARA
- a CDS encoding alpha/beta fold hydrolase, whose protein sequence is MDVIAQAMSAMIPGGVKRGELVRRGRVLRWVEAGTGGPTVVLDAASGTPALTWTPVLSALAEHTRVVAYDRAGLGASGPAMPVTIDSAVDDLSALLSHTGNGACVLVGHSWGGMLAQLVAWAHPKLIAGLVLVDPAHEDFQPWTIRAAEAVLTWPSVLRRALGSADRSLREQAAQEAGKRSGDPRVQGLLVEAEMACNAHEYQTRTSTAESRLLRTHVPAVRRLRACSQLPDVPVVVLSATRGLPKGLRTRWTSLQAQIAATTVRGEHVVVSDAAHYIHDSQPEAVTTSVLTVVDLARDGQASQ
- a CDS encoding nucleotidyl transferase AbiEii/AbiGii toxin family protein; this translates as MNLSDLHRRLLADVLTIGTPYPLVITGGYAVQAHGLVQRLSQDLDVATENPAPMDEIIRTVSAGLTDRGWAVRQIETDPLSGRLIVSDPTTGEECEVDILKEAFWAPPADTKFGLALSLDDVIGTKVRALADRSAVRDLIDVHAAAQHRTTADLESLGRRHARTDFSLHELRDHLVGAEWWDDQDFYAYGITSEHLADLRAWALAWAADLDTRLHVADDPDEY